The Schistocerca americana isolate TAMUIC-IGC-003095 chromosome 5, iqSchAmer2.1, whole genome shotgun sequence genome includes a window with the following:
- the LOC124616495 gene encoding chondroitin proteoglycan 2-like, protein MTGLPLLATVILAVLAGGGNAATIRRLTVMSATCQGASGPFPNPNSCRSFLQCEPSGVATVVPCPANLEFNPKLRVCDFPERTGCSSSSSPPADDDNGNGEESGDNGGPEPAPPSGEVLTCPPWNPEDVTQLPNPNDCSSFYKCDENGVAWVISCPAGLEYNADLRVCDYPENARCSSSSPSNPSDDTPSEGSQDNGSSDAGNGVSPNPPAGDAPSCPAWDPNDVTQLPNPSDCSSFYKCDENGVAWLIPCPAGLDYNSKLRVCDYPKSAGCSSSAAPSNPSGDDSSNGGQDNGNSGSGNGEIPQEPAADSPACPAWNPDDVTQLPNPSDCNSFYKCDENGIAWLIPCPAGLQYNVELRVCDYPESSGCSV, encoded by the exons ATGACAG GACTACCACTTCTTGCTACTGTGATCTTGGCGGTGTTGGCTGGAGGCGGTAATGCAGCAACCATCCGCAGGCTGACTGTT ATGAGTGCGACATGCCAGGGAGCGTCCGGTCCATTTCCGAATCCGAACAGCTGCAGAAGCTTCCTACAGTGCGAGCCTTCAGGTGTCGCAACGGTCGTCCCATGCCCGGCAAATCTCGAGTTCAATCCAAAGCTGAGGGTGTGTGACTTCCCAGAGAGAACTGGTTGCTCCTCATCCTCGTCTCCACCTGCTGACGACGACAATGGAAATGGTGAGGAATCAGGCGATAATGGTGGTCCTGAACCAGCGCCACCATCTGGCGAAGTCCTCACTTGTCCACCTTGGAATCCAGAGGATGTCACCCAACTGCCCAATCCGAATGATTGTAGCAGTTTTTACAAGTGTGACGAGAATGGCGTTGCTTGGGTCATTTCATGCCCGGCCGGTCTCGAATACAATGCAGATCTGAGAGTGTGTGATTACCCAGAAAACGCTCGTTGCTCATCATCTTCACCAAGCAACCCATCTGATGATACACCTTCTGAGGGGAGTCAAGATAACGGAAGTTCTGATGCAGGTAATGGGGTAAGCCCGAATCCACCAGCTGGAGACGCTCCTTCTTGTCCTGCGTGGGATCCAAATGATGTCACACAGCTGCCCAATCCGAGTGACTGCAGCAGCTTCTACAAGTGTGACGAGAATGGTGTGGCTTGGCTCATACCGTGCCCAGCTGGACTAGACTACAATTCAAAGCTGAGAGTGTGTGATTACCCCAAGAGTGCTGGTTGCTCATCGTCAGCTGCTCCAAGTAATCCGTCTGGCGACGATTCCTCTAATGGCGGTCAGGACAATGGAAATTCTGGCTCTGGTAATGGTGAAATCCCGCAGGAACCAGCCGCAGATTCTCCCGCATGTCCGGCTTGGAATCCAGATGACGTCACCCAGTTGCCTAACCCCAGCGACTGTAACAGCTTCTACAAGTGCGACGAGAACGGAATTGCCTGGTTGATACCGTGTCCAGCGGGCCTGCAATACAACGTTGAGCTGAGGGTGTGCGATTACCCTGAGAGCTCTGGGTGCTCTGTGTGA